A section of the Triticum dicoccoides isolate Atlit2015 ecotype Zavitan chromosome 7A, WEW_v2.0, whole genome shotgun sequence genome encodes:
- the LOC119329681 gene encoding probable beta-1,4-xylosyltransferase IRX14 — protein sequence MMKQLLPQSQLRRSAAASAARSSGGGVEGAGGPDGVGAGAGGRTASSSTFWFLLHALCCLISLFLGFRFSRLLFFLLFSSSALYAATSNNKSAVLRAITTTTTTTTTTTTTTNTFTLSFAAAGNPPPSNPDNLTAAALEEAAGSTQSHVVVGRHGIRIRPWPHPDPVEVMRAHRIMERVQEEQRRWYGVREPRQVLVVTPTYSRAFQALHLTGLLHSLRNVPYPLTWIVVEAGGVTNATAAMLARSSLTFVHVPFPEKMPLEWADRHATENRMRLHALRVIRERKMDGVVVFADDSNVHSMELFDEVQKVQWMAAVSVGILAHTGTAEQPRLTEEDKKNMPLPVQGPACNSSGHLAGWHTFNTLPFSGKTATVVGEAAPVLPKGLEWAGFVMNSRMLWKEAEGKPDWVKDLDAVGENGEEIENPLTLLNDASYVEPLGNCGKKVLLWWLRVEARADSKFPQGWVIEPPLEVVVPAKRTPWPETTMDVSSEMLDAKQEQEDRQLPRTNNRSARPRSTTTKRKGDVHN from the exons ATGATGAAGCAGCTGCTGCCGCAGAGCCAGCTGCGGCGCTCGGCGGCGGCATCGGCGGCGCGCTCCTCGGGGGGCGGGGTCGAGGGCGCGGGGGGCCCCGACGGCgtcggcgcgggcgcgggcgggcggaccgcctcctcctccaccttctGGTTCCTGCTGCACGCGCTCTGCTGCCTCATCTCGCTCTTCCTCGGCTTCCGCTTCTCCAGGCtgctcttcttcctgctcttctcCAGCAGCGCGCTCTACGCGGCCACCTCCAACAACAAGTCGGCCGTGCTCCgcgccatcaccaccaccaccaccaccacgaccacgacgaccaccaccaccaacacCTTCACCCTCTCCTTCGCCGCCGCGGGCAACCCGCCCCCCTCCAACCCGgacaacctcaccgccgccgcgctcGAGGAGGCCGCGGGGAGCACGCAGAGCCACGTCGTGGTCGGCCGCCACGGGATTCGGATCCGCCCCTGGCCGCACCCCGACCCCGTCGAGGTCATGCGGGCGCACCGGATCATGGAGCGCGTGCAGGAGGAGCAGCGCCGCTGGTACGGCGTCAGGGAGCCGCGCCAGGTGCTCGTCGTCACCCCGACCTACTCGCGCGCCTTCCAGGCGCTCCACCTCACCGGCCTCCTCCACTCGCTCCGCAACGTGCCCTACCCGCTCACCTGGATCGTCGTCGAGGCCGGCGGCGTCACCAACGCCACCGCGGCCATGCTTGCGCGCTCCAGTCTCACCTTCGTCCACGTCCCCTTCCCGGAAAAAATGCCCCTCGAATGGGCCGACCGCCACGCCACTGAGAACCGCATGCGCCTCCACGCCCTACG ggtgatccgggagaggaagatggACGGTGTGGTTGTGTTTGCGGATGACAGCAACGTGCATAGCATGGAGCTGTTCGATGAGGTGCAGAAGGTCCAGTGGATGGCCGCGGTGTCTGTGGGTATCCTTGCGCACACCGGAACAGCAGAGCAGCCACGCCTCACCGAAGAGGACAAGAAGAACATGCCTCTTCCAGTCCAGGGTCCTGCCTGCAACTCTTCCGGGCATTTGGCTGGGTGGCACACATTCAACACGTTGCCGTTCTCTGGGAAGACCGCCACGGTGGTTGGCGAGGCAGCGCCAGTGCTACCGAAGGGTTTGGAGTGGGCTgggtttgtgatgaactcgagaatgCTGTGGAAGGAGGCAGAGGGCAAGCCTGATTGGGTGAAGGACCTTGATGCTGTTGGAGAGAATGGGGAGGAGATTGAAAATCCTCTTACTCTCTTGAATGACGCGTCCTATGTTGAGCCGTTGGGGAACTGTGGGAAAAAGGTCCTACTCTGGTGGCTCCGTGTTGAAGCCCGGGCCGACAGCAAGTTTCCACAAGG GTGGGTGATTGAGCCACCTCTGGAGGTCGTTGTTCCCGCCAAGCGCACACCATGGCCAGAAACCACCATGGATGTTTCATCGGAGATGTTGGATGCCAAGCAAGAGCAGGAGGACAGGCAGCTGCCAAGGACCAACAACAGGTCAGCCAGGCCCCGAAGCACCACCACGAAACGGAAGGGCGACGTCCACAACTGA
- the LOC119328222 gene encoding EH domain-containing protein 1-like: protein MEIGGQHPASSCSKEHQKIYRDWFALADSDGDGRITGPDAIRFFAMSSLPRADLKQVWAIADSKRLGYLGFGEFITAMQLVSLAQAGNEISQDSLQREDLISFNPPVMEGLDAQLAKSKHLAKRVDQDMDGFPQAQGPSTNHWFNSKSSKKIPLTAVTSVIDGLKRLYIEKLKPLEVTYKFNDFVSPLLTNSDFDAKPMVMLLGQYSTGKTTFIKHLLKTSYPGAHIGPEPTTDRFVVVMSGPDERTIPGNTLAVQADMPFSGLTTFGTSFLSKFECSQMPHPLLEHITFVDTPGVLSGEKQRTQRSYEFTGVTSWFAAKCDLILLLFDPHKLDISDEFKRVIGSLRGHDDKIRVVLNKADQIDTQQLMRVYGALMWSLGKVLNTPEVSRVYIGSFNDKPVKESAVGPIGKELFEKEQDDLLSDLKDIPKKACDRRINEFVKRARAAKIHAYIIGHLKNQMPTMMGKAKAQQKLIDNLEGEFAKVQREHHLPAGDFPYVEHFREALGGYSIDRFEKVKPKMIQAVDDMLGYDIPELLKNFRNPYE from the exons aTGGAGATCGGGGGGCAGCACCCGGCGAGCAGCTGCTCCAAGGAGCACCAGAAGATCTACCGCGACTGGTTCGCCCTCGCCGACTCAG ATGGCGACGGCCGCATCACCGGCCCCGACGCCATCAGGTTCTTCGCCATGTCCAGCCTCCCCCGCGCCGACCTCAAGCAG GTCTGGGCCATCGCCGACTCCAAGCGGCTGGGGTACCTCGGCTTCGGCGAGTTCATCACGGCAATGCAG CTCGTCTCTCTGGCGCAGGCGGGGAACGAGATATCCCAGGACAGCCTTCAGCGCGAAG ATCTAATCAGCTTCAATCCCCCAGTGATGGAGGGTTTGGATGCTCAACTTGCC AAATCCAAGCATCTGGCAAAGAGGGTCGATCAGGATATGGATG GATTTCCTCAGGCACAAGGACCTTCTACTAACCATTGGTTCAACTCTAAGtcatccaagaag ATACCCCTGACTGCTGTTACTTCTGTCATTGATGGTTTAAAAAGGCTGTACATCGAAAAATTGAAGCCTTTGGAAGTTACATACAAATTCAATGATTTTGTGTCCCCGTTACTG ACAAATAGTGATTTTGATGCAAAGCCAATGGTTATGCTCTTAGGTCAATATTCTACAGGAAAAACTACTTTCATCAAGCATCTGCTCAAAACAAGCTATCCAG GTGCCCATATTGGTCCGGAGCCGACAACCGACAGATTTGTTGTTGTCATG TCAGGACCTGATGAAAGGACTATCCCTGGGAATACTTTAGCTGTTCAAGCAGATATGCCTTTTAGTGGTCTCACAACATTTGGGACTTCGTTTTTGTCCAAGTTCGAATGCTCTCAGATGCCACATCCA CTACTAGAGCATATCACGTTTGTCGACACACCTGGTGTTCTTTCTGGTGAAAAGCAACGGACACAACGTAGTTATGAATTCACAGGTGTTACATCATGGTTTGCTGCCAAGTGTGACCTTATCCTGCTTCTGTTTGATCCTCATAAGCTTGATATCAGCGATGAGTTTAAACGTGTCATCGGATCTTTACGTGGACATGATGACAAAATACGTGTAGTTCTAAACAAGGCCGACCAAATTGACACTCAACAG CTTATGAGAGTGTATGGTGCACTTATGTGGTCTCTTGGTAAAGTATTGAATACCCCTGAGGTGTCGCGCGTTTATATTGG ATCGTTCAATGATAAGCCAGTAAAGGAATCAGCTGTTGGCCCGATCGGAAAGGAACTATTTGAGAAAGAGCAGGATGATCTCCTTTCTGATCTAAAAGATATACCAAAGAAAGCTTGTGACCGCAGG ATCAATGAATTCGTCAAACGTGCTAGGGCTGCCAAGATACATGCTTATATAATTGGGCATCTAAAGAATCAAATGCCTACGATGATGGGGAAAGCTAAAGCCCAGCAGAAACTTATAGACAATTTGGAGGGCGAGTTTGCAAAG GTGCAAAGGGAACATCATCTCCCCGCGGGGGATTTCCCTTACGTCGAGCACTTCAGAGAAGCATTGGGCGGGTACAGCATCGACAGGTTCGAGAAGGTGAAGCCCAAGATGATCCAGGCGGTGGACGACATGCTCGGGTACGACATCCCGGAGCTGCTCAAGAACTTCAGGAACCCTTACGAGTGA